One region of Gemmatimonadota bacterium genomic DNA includes:
- a CDS encoding 2-oxo acid dehydrogenase subunit E2, producing MATEIIMPVLGMTMESGIIVEWMKEEGDSVTEGEVLFNVETDKSVMEVEAKASGTLLKILNGPGDDVPIQQVIGYIGEAGEVIAEAVDAGDPGDGDAATVGTTDGAADGTTGGADDAAAAGAATPGPPGRVKISPKARRHARDLGIAIEHLAGTGPGGRIVFSDVEAYAARTAAAAPAPAPAPPAAPTAPAAVPAAAGPGSKRAHRRAPLSGLRKIAATRLAESASTIPHFYLTMDVDMTRLTGLREQLIAYGEKRGLARVSVNDLIIKAAGIALRSFPAVNASLEGGEVVEYADVNVGFAVALDDGLVVPVVASADQKSVFDIASATRYLGEKARGKGLGPEDYGYGTFTISNLGMFGVDQFTAIINPPEAAILAVGRVKDTPVVVDGKVEIKAMMSVTLSSDHRLIDGAVAGRFLSHLREILEQPLELLIGQDGA from the coding sequence ATGGCCACTGAAATCATCATGCCCGTTCTCGGCATGACCATGGAATCCGGAATCATCGTGGAGTGGATGAAAGAGGAAGGCGATTCCGTCACGGAAGGCGAGGTGCTCTTCAACGTCGAAACCGACAAGAGCGTGATGGAAGTGGAGGCCAAGGCTTCCGGCACGCTACTCAAGATTCTGAACGGCCCGGGCGACGACGTGCCCATTCAGCAGGTCATCGGTTACATCGGCGAAGCGGGCGAGGTCATTGCCGAAGCGGTCGACGCGGGTGACCCCGGTGACGGCGACGCGGCGACGGTCGGCACTACGGACGGCGCAGCGGACGGCACCACAGGGGGCGCGGATGACGCGGCGGCCGCCGGCGCCGCAACGCCCGGACCACCCGGCCGCGTGAAGATTTCCCCGAAGGCGCGGCGGCACGCCCGCGATCTCGGCATCGCCATTGAGCACCTCGCGGGTACGGGTCCCGGCGGGCGGATCGTATTTTCCGACGTGGAGGCCTACGCCGCCCGGACCGCCGCAGCGGCACCCGCGCCGGCCCCGGCACCTCCAGCGGCTCCGACGGCACCCGCGGCCGTCCCGGCCGCAGCCGGCCCGGGTTCGAAACGCGCCCATCGCCGCGCACCGCTCAGCGGACTGCGCAAGATTGCCGCGACACGACTGGCCGAAAGCGCGTCGACCATTCCCCACTTCTACCTCACCATGGACGTAGACATGACCCGCCTCACCGGGCTTCGGGAACAGCTGATCGCCTATGGTGAGAAGCGCGGCCTGGCCAGGGTTTCCGTGAACGACCTGATCATCAAGGCCGCCGGCATCGCCCTGCGGTCCTTTCCCGCCGTCAACGCCTCTCTCGAGGGCGGCGAGGTCGTGGAATACGCCGACGTGAATGTGGGCTTCGCCGTCGCCCTCGACGACGGCCTGGTTGTGCCCGTGGTGGCATCCGCCGATCAGAAATCGGTCTTCGACATCGCCTCCGCGACCCGGTATCTGGGCGAGAAGGCCCGCGGAAAGGGTCTGGGTCCCGAAGACTACGGTTACGGCACCTTCACCATCTCCAATCTCGGCATGTTCGGCGTGGACCAGTTCACCGCCATCATCAACCCGCCGGAAGCGGCCATTCTCGCCGTGGGGCGGGTCAAGGACACCCCCGTCGTGGTGGACGGCAAGGTCGAGATCAAGGCCATGATGTCGGTCACCCTGTCCTCCGACCACCGGCTCATCGACGGTGCGGTCGCCGGCCGTTTCCTCTCCCACCTCAGGGAAATCCTCGAGCAGCCGCTCGAACTGCTGATCGGGCAGGACGGCGCGTGA
- the nthA gene encoding nitrile hydratase subunit alpha, giving the protein MSHSRQDHTDPPQDIELRVKALESLLVEKGLVDPEALDALIDLYQDKIGPANGKHVVARAWTDEAFRHWLLDDPNAAIASMGYVGAQGEQMRVVENTDDVHNLVVCTLCSCYPWPLLGLPPVWYKSAPYRAQAVVDPRGVMRQFGTEVAEGKEVRVWDSTSEMRYLVLPQRPEGTEGWSEKELMQLVTRNAMIGVEEARPPGSEVREA; this is encoded by the coding sequence GTGAGCCACTCCCGCCAAGACCACACGGACCCGCCCCAGGATATCGAGTTGCGCGTGAAAGCGCTCGAATCACTGCTCGTGGAAAAAGGACTCGTCGATCCGGAAGCGCTGGACGCACTCATCGACCTGTACCAGGACAAGATCGGCCCGGCGAACGGAAAACACGTCGTGGCGCGTGCATGGACGGATGAAGCGTTCAGACACTGGCTGCTCGACGACCCGAATGCCGCTATCGCATCGATGGGCTACGTAGGGGCGCAGGGCGAGCAGATGCGTGTCGTGGAGAACACCGACGATGTGCACAACCTCGTGGTCTGTACGCTCTGCTCCTGCTACCCGTGGCCGCTCCTCGGCCTGCCTCCCGTCTGGTACAAGTCCGCGCCATACCGAGCACAGGCTGTCGTGGATCCGCGCGGCGTGATGAGACAGTTCGGTACGGAGGTCGCCGAAGGGAAAGAGGTGCGGGTGTGGGATTCCACTTCCGAAATGCGCTACCTCGTGCTGCCGCAGCGTCCCGAAGGCACGGAGGGATGGAGTGAGAAGGAACTCATGCAGCTCGTGACGCGCAACGCCATGATCGGGGTCGAGGAGGCGCGGCCACCGGGATCGGAGGTCCGCGAAGCATGA
- the nthB gene encoding nitrile hydratase subunit beta encodes MSGVHDMGGMRGFGPVRPEPESEEPVFHETWEGRVYGIVRLIGLLGLWNIDMSRHNREQLPPADYLANSYYENWFAGIREQLVGAGLVSTEELQTGRASTPVPERVLEKVVHAEQVRAAPYMTSSYVRPASSAPRFSPGDRVRAINHNPPGHTRVPGYVRGRTGIVREHYGSQVYPDLSSQGVEEGRHLYNVRFEGRDLWGESANANSAVYVDLWETYLEPAP; translated from the coding sequence ATGAGCGGTGTACACGATATGGGCGGGATGCGGGGATTCGGGCCGGTGCGGCCGGAACCGGAGTCCGAGGAGCCGGTCTTCCACGAGACATGGGAGGGCCGGGTGTACGGAATCGTCCGGCTCATCGGACTTCTGGGTCTGTGGAACATCGACATGTCGCGACACAACAGGGAACAGTTGCCTCCCGCCGACTATCTCGCCAACTCCTACTATGAGAACTGGTTCGCGGGGATCAGGGAGCAACTGGTAGGGGCCGGTCTCGTTTCGACGGAGGAATTGCAGACGGGCAGGGCATCGACCCCCGTACCGGAACGCGTCTTGGAGAAGGTGGTGCATGCCGAACAGGTGCGTGCGGCCCCCTACATGACTTCGAGTTACGTCCGGCCGGCGTCCTCAGCGCCCCGGTTCTCGCCGGGCGACCGCGTGCGCGCGATCAACCACAATCCACCTGGGCACACCCGTGTACCGGGCTACGTTCGAGGCCGCACGGGGATCGTGCGTGAGCACTACGGATCGCAGGTCTATCCGGACCTGAGCTCCCAGGGCGTGGAAGAGGGAAGGCACCTCTACAACGTACGCTTCGAGGGCCGTGATCTGTGGGGGGAATCGGCCAACGCGAACAGCGCCGTATATGTCGACCTCTGGGAGACGTACCTGGAGCCTGCCCCATGA
- a CDS encoding nitrile hydratase accessory protein yields the protein MTDPQLPGGTNGPGDILPRNIPPGDIPPGDDGSPVFAAPWEASAFAIAVRLSGEGHFTWSEWAATLSEEIRAAQQEGDPDLGDTYYKHWLRALERLCRERGLVSQEEASSRKDAWQKAYLDTPHGKPVELASRHPGKPPHDPFMRP from the coding sequence ATGACCGACCCGCAACTGCCCGGCGGCACGAACGGGCCGGGGGACATCCTGCCGCGAAACATCCCGCCGGGGGACATCCCGCCGGGGGACGATGGCTCGCCGGTGTTTGCCGCGCCATGGGAGGCATCGGCGTTTGCGATCGCGGTGCGTCTCTCCGGCGAAGGTCATTTCACGTGGAGCGAGTGGGCCGCCACGCTGAGCGAGGAAATACGTGCGGCACAGCAGGAGGGCGACCCCGACCTGGGCGATACTTATTACAAGCACTGGCTCCGGGCCCTGGAGCGCCTCTGCAGAGAGCGCGGGCTCGTGTCGCAGGAGGAGGCGTCCAGCCGGAAGGACGCTTGGCAAAAGGCGTATCTCGACACGCCGCACGGGAAACCGGTCGAACTCGCGTCACGGCACCCTGGAAAACCCCCGCACGACCCATTCATGCGCCCCTGA